From Halotia branconii CENA392, the proteins below share one genomic window:
- a CDS encoding branched-chain amino acid ABC transporter permease encodes MDFSLLLQQLLNGLSIGSVYAIFALGYTLVYSILGIINLAHGAIFTLGAYFTYALMGGTFGFNGLLANATIPIKLPFAIALILGSTLAGLVGIAIERIAFQPLRRRGSDPLLTVVSSLGVAVVIVNVIQYLVGAESYTFPANTYGNLPPAINFGSPEQPIPIRSVQVVIFVVSMIIVSLLTYFITRTKYGKAIQAIAEDPITASLLGINSDRFIVLTFFISSFLAGLAGTLVASSVSIAGPYFGIGFGLRGLAVIVLGGLGSIPGAVLGGLLIGLVEAFVPAEYSGYKDAVAFGILFIMLLVRPQGLLGRRFIQKV; translated from the coding sequence ATGGATTTCAGTCTGCTTTTACAACAATTATTAAATGGGTTATCCATCGGCAGCGTTTATGCAATTTTTGCCTTGGGTTATACTTTGGTGTACTCTATTTTGGGTATTATCAATTTAGCTCATGGAGCAATTTTTACTTTAGGTGCATATTTTACTTATGCACTGATGGGTGGTACTTTTGGATTTAATGGCTTGCTAGCTAATGCCACAATACCTATAAAATTGCCGTTTGCTATAGCCTTGATTTTAGGTAGCACCTTAGCAGGATTAGTGGGCATAGCAATTGAACGTATTGCTTTTCAACCTTTACGTCGCCGAGGTTCTGACCCTTTGCTAACTGTTGTTTCGAGCTTGGGGGTAGCAGTAGTAATTGTTAACGTCATCCAATATTTAGTAGGCGCAGAAAGTTACACATTTCCAGCTAATACTTACGGTAATTTACCACCTGCGATTAACTTTGGCAGTCCAGAACAACCAATACCGATTCGTAGCGTGCAAGTGGTGATTTTTGTCGTTTCTATGATAATTGTATCTCTTCTCACCTATTTTATTACTCGTACTAAATATGGTAAAGCAATCCAAGCGATCGCAGAAGATCCTATCACTGCTAGTTTATTAGGAATTAACAGCGATCGCTTTATTGTGCTGACATTTTTTATCAGCAGTTTCTTAGCAGGATTAGCAGGAACATTGGTAGCTTCTAGTGTTAGCATTGCTGGCCCATATTTTGGTATAGGCTTTGGCTTGCGGGGTCTAGCAGTGATTGTCTTGGGTGGTTTAGGTAGCATTCCTGGCGCAGTATTGGGAGGATTACTAATTGGATTAGTAGAGGCCTTCGTTCCTGCGGAATATTCTGGTTATAAAGATGCCGTAGCCTTTGGAATTTTATTTATCATGCTGTTAGTTAGACCCCAAGGCTTGCTAGGACGACGGTTTATTCAAAAAGTATAA
- a CDS encoding ABC transporter substrate-binding protein, with protein sequence MKNSITCTTALLSTCVLLLTACGGGTNTGASSTTNTSGTTSTAIPIGIAVAQTSNVALLGQEEVAGAKIAEKYFNDKGGINGTPVKLVFQDTGGDEAGAINAFQTLINKDKVVGIVGPTLSQQAFSADPVAERAKVPVIGPSNTAKGIPEIGDYVARVSAPVSIVAPNSVKAALKQNPNIKKVAVFYAQNDAFSKSETEIFQKTVKDQNLELVTVQKFQTSDTDFQSQATNALNLKPDLVIISGLAADGGNLIRQLRELGYKGLIVGGNGLNTSNVLTVCKASCDGVLIAQAYSPEYLSEINTAFRKAYTNQYKKEPPQFTAQTFAAVQVYVEALQALDKKSKVNKLQLPQLRTQLNTQVLAGKYNTPLGEIAFTPVGEVVQKDFYVAQIKMDKDGSKGKFAFLK encoded by the coding sequence ATGAAAAATTCTATTACTTGCACAACAGCATTATTATCTACTTGTGTTTTGCTACTAACAGCCTGTGGTGGCGGCACTAATACTGGCGCAAGTTCTACAACTAACACCTCAGGAACAACATCAACCGCTATTCCGATTGGGATTGCTGTTGCCCAAACTAGCAACGTAGCTTTACTTGGTCAAGAAGAAGTTGCTGGTGCAAAAATTGCTGAAAAGTATTTTAACGACAAAGGTGGTATTAACGGTACTCCAGTTAAATTAGTGTTTCAAGACACTGGCGGCGATGAAGCGGGAGCAATTAACGCTTTTCAAACTTTAATTAATAAAGATAAAGTTGTTGGGATTGTAGGGCCAACTTTATCACAACAAGCTTTTAGTGCTGACCCTGTTGCCGAACGCGCTAAAGTACCCGTGATTGGCCCATCAAATACTGCCAAGGGAATACCTGAAATAGGTGATTATGTTGCTCGTGTCTCAGCACCAGTTTCTATCGTTGCTCCTAATTCAGTCAAAGCAGCACTTAAACAAAATCCTAACATCAAAAAAGTTGCTGTTTTCTATGCCCAAAATGACGCTTTTAGCAAATCTGAAACTGAGATTTTCCAAAAAACAGTTAAAGACCAAAATCTGGAATTAGTTACTGTACAAAAGTTTCAAACCAGCGATACAGATTTTCAAAGCCAAGCTACCAACGCTCTTAACCTTAAACCAGATTTAGTGATTATTTCTGGCTTGGCTGCTGATGGTGGTAACTTAATACGACAATTGCGAGAATTAGGTTATAAAGGTTTGATTGTTGGTGGCAATGGTCTTAATACCTCAAATGTATTAACAGTTTGTAAAGCATCTTGTGATGGAGTGTTGATTGCTCAAGCTTACAGTCCAGAATACTTAAGTGAAATTAACACAGCCTTTCGCAAAGCTTATACTAACCAATATAAGAAAGAACCACCTCAATTTACAGCCCAAACTTTTGCCGCAGTGCAAGTATATGTTGAAGCTCTCCAGGCTTTAGATAAAAAGAGCAAAGTCAACAAATTACAGTTACCACAATTGCGAACACAACTGAATACACAAGTATTAGCTGGTAAATACAATACACCGTTGGGTGAAATTGCTTTTACCCCAGTTGGTGAAGTTGTGCAAAAAGATTTTTATGTAGCTCAAATCAAAATGGATAAAGATGGAAGTAAGGGTAAATTTGCATTTTTGAAATAG